GTGTCGTCCCCGCCCCCCTGCGTGGGGACACCGAGGACCAGCCGCGCCTCGTACTCCTGGTCGTACGTCTGGCTCTCGCCGGCCTTGGACAGGGACACCATGACGGCGAGTTCGGCGTCGAGGCCGCCCAACGGGAAGTCGACGTCCACCTCGACGCGGAACCCGGTGGAGCCCTGGCCGTGATCGTAGGCCAGCATGAGGCGCTTGAGGGCGATGTCCTTCATGACGGGTGGCGGGGCCACGCCGAACAGCCCGAAGAACGCCTCGGCGACGTGCCATTCCTTTCCGCCCTCCGGCTCCACGACGAACTCGTAGCCGGTCCGCCCGGCTTCGAAGTCGAGGGCGCAGGTGACGAGGAGCGGATCCCCGCCATCGACGGCGAGCTTCGCCCGCGCGGAGAGCTCGCGGACGGCGGCACCGTCCACGATGTGAATCGTGTAGAGCAGGAGGAGGTCCTGCAGCCCGAGGGCGCTGAAGACGGACATCACGGGGTGGCTCTTCAACGACAGGCCGAGCTGGACGCCGGTGACGGTGGCGTCGTCGGGGTTCCCTTCCTCGTCACTGAAGAACCAGAGGGAGACGTTCGGGGTTTCCGTGACGATGATTCCGGTGACGCAGAGGTGGTCCGGGTCCGGAACCATCCTGGTGAGGGTGGTCCCCATGGTGAACCACTCCGAAAGAGCGCCGGGGTTCACCGCGTTCTTGAGGGTGCCCTGGTCGCCCAGGTTGTCGGGGAGCCCGTCGGGCAGCAGCAGTTCCTGAGTGGGGGAGGAAAGGGTCTTCAACCATTCCCTGAGTCCGCCGACGGTCATCGCGGTCACCGCCACAACGCATCCCCTCCTGACCGATGGGCCGCGCCGGGCACGGGCCGCCGTGAGTATGTGGACGTGAGATTTCGGCGCACGCTAACAGCGGGGGGGACCGGTGACGGCGGTGATCAGGCCAGGTGGCGGGGGAGAGCGCGCGGCGCTTTCGTTGGTTTCCGCGACAGATTCCGGCTGTTGGCCGGTTTGCCGGTATATACGGTGTTCCACCGTGATTGTTCCCCGAGAGTCGATCATGCACCGGCGGCGCGTGCTTCGGGACGGTCGAAAGTGGGCCGGGTGACGACTTCCACAGGGTGACGGCGTCGCGACGGGGTGTCACCAGATGACGTCCCAAACTGATCGCTGCGTCTTCAGGCAAGGCTGTCAGGTGCTAGTTTCCCCGCTCCACGGATCGTTGACGGAAGGCCGAGCATGCCGAAGACCAAGCCCCGCAAGCCGGATGCAGACGTCAACCTTCGGCATGGCGGCCACGCCACGGACACCTGCCCGAGGTGTCACTACGTCAGGATCAAGAAGGACCAGGGGAAACTGCTCCACGGCATTCCGGAATTGACCGACAGCGCGAAGCTGCGCAGCGTCGTGGGACAGATCAAAGACAACCTGATGCAGGACAAGGGCCTGGTCGGCGATCCGGCGGCCGTCTTCATGATGGGCGTACTCGAAGCGAGGATCAGCGGGCGCGAGTACTACCTCTTTGCCTCCAGCGGACGCACCGCAGAGCCATGGATCAAGCCCAAGCACCTCGACGGGATCACCTACCACCCGAGGAAGTGGACGCTGGCGAACCCCGCCATTCCCGCGAACCACAGGGGATGGCTGACCGTCCGCGGCGAGAAGGTGGACCTGGGCGCAGACCTACAGGGCGTCACCCGGCCGTGCTCCGCCATGAAACTCCTGCTCGGACTTGGCGCGATGCACCTCGACTGGAAGTCCGTCGACTACGTGCGCATGAGCGAGATGGTCTACGTCGGACCCAAGGCGGAGGACGCCAAACAGATGCGGGTGTGGCACGGACACGGCGCCACGAACTCCTGGACCGCCCACTCCTGCGACGCGTGCGAAGCCCGCATCCCGTACCTGATCTGCGACGTCCCTCCCTGCTGGATCGACACCCCCTGACCGGCAAGCCCTGGACGAAGGCATCCACCGCCGACAGTTCCCCCGCGACCTGCCGCGCCTGCCGCGCCACGTTCCGGGGTGGTGGCCCGATTGCCCCGGCACTGACACTCGTCGCGTGAGCGGTGGGTAAACACTCAACACCGTTGGTCCACGTTTCATCCATGGCGAGCATCGCTCGGAGCGTCTCGCTTCGCGCTACCGCGGGTCGCTGAAGGTGGCCGACGAGATCGGTGCGCGTACGGTCGCGTTTCCCGCTGCGTCCGCCGGTATCTGCCGGTGGCCGATCGGGCAGGGGGATTTGAATTTGGGCCGTACGGAGTGAATGTCATTCTGCGGCACGCGATGTGCAACGCAGAGTGCGCGGTGAGCATGGGAAGAAAGGGCGGAGGACCGGCGGGGCGGTCGGCTCACCTCCTCCGCCTGCGCCGAGAGCACGGCGACGGCGGCGGAGCCGTCGGCCGCTTGGTCGGCTCACCTCCGCCCGCGCGGCATGCGGTCGTCCATCACTACGTCGTACACGACCGGTTCACCTCCGCCTGTGTGGAGGGCACGCGGGAATCCGCTCCCGCCGAGCCGGCAATGGCGGCTCACCTCCGCACGCGCGGAGAGGACCCTTCGCGCCTGCCAGCGTTCGGGGGCGCTTTTGTAAATTCTTGATTCAAGGAACTCATGTCTTGTATTCCGAAGGTACCGGCGTAGCTCGTCTTCGTGTGCGTCTCGTCCGAGTTCGTCCGTAACAAGTGTCGGTTCAGGGGGTGTTGCTGGTCTGTGCTTCCAGCCTGCCGCGTCTCGGTCGACCCGGCATTCTAGGTGCGGGGACGGCCGGAGTGCGGGCTGGCGACGGTGGGCCGCCGTGTGGTGCCACGCACCGGGTCACACACCCGTATCCCACGGACGGCCGGACATCGCCGCCTCGCCGATCAAGTATCCGGCGACGGCGGCCCGTTCAGCCCAGGGCGACTGAGCGGCGTCTCGGGCGCGTCGCGGGTGTCAACCGGTCGCCGCGACCCCAGCTTTGATGATGAGCATGTCGAGAAGCGCGAGCAGGGCACCGCGAGCTTCGTCACGGGAGCGGGCATCGAGCATACGGATGGGTGTCTTCGGGTCACGCAGATGCAGCGCCGCCCTGATCTCCTCGGCGGTGTACGGCTGTTCGCCGTGGAAGCAGTTCGCGGCGACCACGAACGGAAGCCCTCGGTTCTCGAAGAAATCGATGGCCGGGAAACTACGGTCAAGGCGTCGTGTGTCAACAAGGACGATCGCCCCGAGTGCCCCGTACAGCAGGTCGTCCCACATGAACCAGAAGCGCTCCTGGCCAGGTGTGCCGAACAGGTAGAGCACGACCTGTGCGTCGGTGAGGGTGATGCGGCCGAAGTCCATCGCGACGGTGGTAACCGCCTTGGACTCGATGCCGTCGAGGTCATCGACGCCGACGCCTGCGCTCGTCAGCCGCTCCTCGGTGCGCAACGGTTCGATCTCGGAGACCGTTTCGACCAGGGTCGTCTTGCCGACGCCGAACCCCCCAGCGATGAGGATCTTGACGGGGGCCGCTTCCTGGGCAGGGGTGTCATATCCGGGCAAGGTTGTCCCTGATTCTCATGAGCAGGTGGACATTGGTGGTCTCGGCCCCTTCAAGGGGCGACCGGTGCTCGATCAGCCCCCGATCCGCGAGTTCGCCGAGAAGAAGCGTCATGGGAGTGAGGCGGATGTGCATGCGCGCCGCGATCTCGGCGACCGCCAGGCCGCCCGGAGGCGAGCACATCGCGAGGATGGCCTGCCACTCGCTGGGCAGACCGCCGTGGCCGTCCGCGACGGCCACGGCCGTGATCGTGGTGTCCATGGTGAGGGCGGCGTGTGCAGCCGCCGTACGTCCATCGGTCAGCGCGTACAGCCGCGTCCGGCGGCGGCCTCCCTCTCGCGGCCCAGGCTCGTCCGCCATTACGAGCGCTGCGCCTGGCCGCGCTCAGGCGTGCTCAGCCACTCACCGAGCGCCTGGGCGGTACGCACGGCTTCACCGCCCAGCTCCCCTAGCCGCGCCTTGCGGGAGGTCACCACGATAAGCGTGCTGCCCTCCCCGCACCCGACGATGCAGAGATAGCTGTCGTCCATCTCGACCAGCTGGCGGATCACCCGGCCGCCGTCGACCTCCCTGGATATCGCCTTCATCGTGGAAGCGATACCGGAGGACGCGGCGGCTATGCGCTCCGCCTGGTCCCGTTCCAGCTCGTACGAGCTGAGTTTGATCCCGTCGTTGGACAGGAGTACGGCTCCCTTGATGCCGGCGATCCTGCTCAGGTTGTTGTCCAGGACGCTGTAGATCATGTCGTTCGTTGGCGTCGTCATGGCTGATCCTGTCGGAGTTCTTCTTCCACTGTCTGAGTTCCGTGTTCGTAGTCTGCCCAGGCGTCGGCCACTTCTTCGGGTGTCGCCGCGTCCTGATCGACGGCAGTCTCCGGTGCGTGTGGAGCGCGGAGCCGCTCGGCGATGTGAGCCTGCGGGACCCGTTCGGGGAGGGCCGGCTTCGCGTCACCGTCCCGTGTCACGGAGGGAAGCGGCGGCTTACTCTCCACCGGCCGCTCGGGCGAGCGCTCCGGCGTCCTACAGCCGGCCGGCGCGCTCTCCGCGTGCAAGACCAGCTCGGGCTTGCGTTCGTTGAGCGTGCCCGGTGCCGGCGCGGGCGTCACCGCCGCACGCGGTGCTTCTTTTCCTGCCCGGACCGGTTCGGTCGGCACAAGGAGTCCCTCGGGAACGATCACCACGGCCGACGTCCCCCCGTATACCGAGCGGCGCAGCGTCACTGTGGCCCCGAGCTGTTCGGCGATGTGGCCGACCACGAAGAGTCCGAGCCGGTGCGCGTTCTCCGCCAGGACGGAATACGGCGGGGCCGAGTGCAGACGCCCGTTCATCTCCTCGTAGGTTGCGGCGGTCACCCGCGGCCCGCGGTCCTCGATGTCGACCAACAGCCCGTCCGTCACCAGTTCGGCACGGACGACCACCTTCGACTGTGGCGGGGAGAACCGGGTGGCATTGTCGAGGAGTTCTGCCAGGAGGTGGCTGATCTCGCTGATCACCCGCGGTGCCACGCTGATCTCGTCCAGGGCCTGGCGCTCGATCCGCCGGAAGTCCTCGACTTCCGCGGCGGCTTCGCGCAGCAGGTCGGCGACGCGCATGGGCTCGGTGTGCGGATCGGGGATCTCCCCACCTGCCAGGATGAGCAGGTTCTCGACCTGCCGCCGCATACCCACCGTCAACTGGTCGGATCGCATCAACCCGGCGAGAAGCTCCTCGTCGTGACCGAAGGCGTCCTGCAGTTCGTCGGTGAGGGTCAATTGCCGGCTGACCAGGTTTCCGGTGCGCGAGGCGATGCCCGCGGCGAACATACCGAAGCCCTGACGCTCGGCCGCGAGCTGCGCATGCCCGTCGACGGATACGGAGACGACCCGGGCGAACGCGTCGCTGATACGTCCGACCTCGTCCTGGTCTCCGCTCACCGCCGGCAGCGCATCGTCGTCGACGCGCTGCCCCCGCTGGAGCCGGGCCACGACATCCGGCAGCGTGTCCTCGGCAATGGCCACCGTGCGTTGGTGCAGACCGCGCAGGCGGCGGAGCACGGAGCGCGTGGTGAGCACGATGACGGCAGCGACGGCAAGGAGGGCTGCGCCGTTTCCGACGATCAGCCAGATGACCTCGGTCTCCAGCTGCGTGGCCTTGGCGTCGGCGTGCACGAGTACTGCTCGCGCCTGTTTTGCGTCGAGCGCGGCAACGCGCGCCCCGAACTTGTCATACGCGGCCCGCCAGGCGGCGGCCTCCATGGGTAGCTTGATGCCGGACGCGGT
This Streptomyces decoyicus DNA region includes the following protein-coding sequences:
- a CDS encoding roadblock/LC7 domain-containing protein, coding for MTTPTNDMIYSVLDNNLSRIAGIKGAVLLSNDGIKLSSYELERDQAERIAAASSGIASTMKAISREVDGGRVIRQLVEMDDSYLCIVGCGEGSTLIVVTSRKARLGELGGEAVRTAQALGEWLSTPERGQAQRS
- a CDS encoding sensor histidine kinase — its product is MSAQVIMTAQRLVHQSENLRADVAVGERIDVPLTRLMVKVQVERTMTATRWAGGSVAENELRERRAATDRAADEFRRSADGALAATGREDEPYVAELKRSLADLAAFRERADSRRGGAERTIGYYSDLVDRIIRVYQNEFSHAEDAELIQESGVVVTMFTVSEMVARETTILAVAGPSRRLSSSGFAEFVNSVGSQRYQYDEWVAPYLTSEDRADYDQVFASDGWKTKVRIEDAVISDHQNTASGIKLPMEAAAWRAAYDKFGARVAALDAKQARAVLVHADAKATQLETEVIWLIVGNGAALLAVAAVIVLTTRSVLRRLRGLHQRTVAIAEDTLPDVVARLQRGQRVDDDALPAVSGDQDEVGRISDAFARVVSVSVDGHAQLAAERQGFGMFAAGIASRTGNLVSRQLTLTDELQDAFGHDEELLAGLMRSDQLTVGMRRQVENLLILAGGEIPDPHTEPMRVADLLREAAAEVEDFRRIERQALDEISVAPRVISEISHLLAELLDNATRFSPPQSKVVVRAELVTDGLLVDIEDRGPRVTAATYEEMNGRLHSAPPYSVLAENAHRLGLFVVGHIAEQLGATVTLRRSVYGGTSAVVIVPEGLLVPTEPVRAGKEAPRAAVTPAPAPGTLNERKPELVLHAESAPAGCRTPERSPERPVESKPPLPSVTRDGDAKPALPERVPQAHIAERLRAPHAPETAVDQDAATPEEVADAWADYEHGTQTVEEELRQDQP
- a CDS encoding DUF742 domain-containing protein, with product MADEPGPREGGRRRTRLYALTDGRTAAAHAALTMDTTITAVAVADGHGGLPSEWQAILAMCSPPGGLAVAEIAARMHIRLTPMTLLLGELADRGLIEHRSPLEGAETTNVHLLMRIRDNLARI
- a CDS encoding GTP-binding protein, which produces MPGYDTPAQEAAPVKILIAGGFGVGKTTLVETVSEIEPLRTEERLTSAGVGVDDLDGIESKAVTTVAMDFGRITLTDAQVVLYLFGTPGQERFWFMWDDLLYGALGAIVLVDTRRLDRSFPAIDFFENRGLPFVVAANCFHGEQPYTAEEIRAALHLRDPKTPIRMLDARSRDEARGALLALLDMLIIKAGVAATG